The Vibrio toranzoniae sequence TAACTTCTTCATCACGAACTCCTAAGGGCGAAGAATAACAGTATAAGGCTGAGTCATCGTTGGATCAGAACGAATGATGACACCATCTTGAGTTCGAATACTATTCAGAGTATCTAGGTCACGACCGATACGATCCGCTGGTAAGAAACCTTGAGCAGAAGCAACAACGATACGAGTTTGCATGCCAACCACACGAGCATTCACAAGCACACCGCCTTCTTGGCGAAGCATAGTACCCGTCAAAACGTACTGGACATCTTGCTCTTGAGCTAGGTCTTTCCAGTCACGACTTAAAGAGAAGTCGCCCTGCTGAGTCACCTGAATTGAGCCTGTGGTTTTGAAATCAACGACTTTGAAGCCACGACGCTGAAATTGATGAATAAAGCCTTCTGAAACTGAGTTACCTAACCAGTTTGTTGTGTCCATATGTTGTAGGTCAACAAACGACGTAATGGCAATCGGTGTTCTTGCTGAAATACTCGTATTCGAAATGATCAAATCTTCAGTCATACTTTCTACGAAGAAATCCATGGTATGACGAGGGCTAGCCATCAACATAAACTGACTGCCTGAATACTCAGACTTGCCGTTATATATAGGCGAATAAGCGCATGATGTCATCAACATGACACTCATTACTACGAGCCATTTTTTCATTCTCTTATCTCCAGATGTTTATAGTGCTTACTGTGCCAATATCTTCTCACCATTATTTTTTCAATGGATTACAATGTTGGAACAGTCTTTGCTTTTCAGTAATGGTTCAGATTAAGAAAAACACACTTAAGTCAGCTTCAAGCTTATAGTTATTTGTTAAGCAATATTTATACCCAACTGGTAACGAATAGATGAAAAAAATAATTTCTTACTTATTTTCAATAAGTTTATTAGTCACAATAAACTTCAATGTTCATGCCTCTTGGTATGAAGTTACCGGTACTGCCGCCATCGTATCGTCAGAAGAGACCGCAAGGATTCACGCTCTGGAAGACGCGGTCTATAAAGCCGTGCAGTTCTCAGGAGCCGATATAGGCAGCATTTCCAACCTCACTCCCTACTTAGACGCAAAGAAAAAAGAGTTCCAGTTTACCAATCACGAAGTACGCTACATCTTGGTTGAAAAAGAGAAATCACGCGGTGGCAATTTAATGATCACTGCAAAGATCGACATCTACCCTTCGGCAAATGCTTGCCATGAGAGCCAATATAAGAAGACATTCTTGGTCGGTAATATAGATGTGACTTCCCCTCAACAGGCCGTGATGGGCAGGATCTATAACCTCGGAGATGATTTCGGCCATGTCGTTGACCGTCAACTCGCGCAAGAGTCTCGCAGCTTTGTTTCTGTAGGCACGACCGACTACGACATCGATAAACGTCGACCTGAAGTCATTAAGATGATCGCTCAAGACACTGGCGCACAATACATTATTGGCGGCGATATTACCGACTTAACCGCAACCGTCGAATCTAAGTTATTGAAAGATGACGTTATCAATCGCCAGTTTGCATTAGAAATGCAGGTATTCGATGGCAAAACAGGCCATCAAGTATATAACCGTAGCTATCGTGAAGTAGCAAAGTGGCCATTCGCTAAGACCAGTGAAGTCGATACCCGTAGTGCGCGTTTCTGGGCATCCACCTACGGCACTATGATGCTTCGTGTCAGCCGCAACATTATGTTGGACTTGGAGTCTGAAGTATCATGCAAGATCACCCTTCCAGAAGTTGCCGCTGTATTTGGTAACACCGTGACCATCGATTTAGGTCGACTGCATGGCGTACAACGAGGTGACAAACTACAACTGTGGCATACAGGTTCGTTTATCGACCAACGAGGCTTACCACGTAATAAAGTATCTCAAAGTGATATCACTCTGACAGTTTCTCGCGTCTACGAAAATGAAGCGGAACTCACTATTGATCAGCCAAGCCT is a genomic window containing:
- a CDS encoding FlgO family outer membrane protein; this encodes MKKWLVVMSVMLMTSCAYSPIYNGKSEYSGSQFMLMASPRHTMDFFVESMTEDLIISNTSISARTPIAITSFVDLQHMDTTNWLGNSVSEGFIHQFQRRGFKVVDFKTTGSIQVTQQGDFSLSRDWKDLAQEQDVQYVLTGTMLRQEGGVLVNARVVGMQTRIVVASAQGFLPADRIGRDLDTLNSIRTQDGVIIRSDPTMTQPYTVILRP
- a CDS encoding flagellar assembly protein FlgT encodes the protein MKKIISYLFSISLLVTINFNVHASWYEVTGTAAIVSSEETARIHALEDAVYKAVQFSGADIGSISNLTPYLDAKKKEFQFTNHEVRYILVEKEKSRGGNLMITAKIDIYPSANACHESQYKKTFLVGNIDVTSPQQAVMGRIYNLGDDFGHVVDRQLAQESRSFVSVGTTDYDIDKRRPEVIKMIAQDTGAQYIIGGDITDLTATVESKLLKDDVINRQFALEMQVFDGKTGHQVYNRSYREVAKWPFAKTSEVDTRSARFWASTYGTMMLRVSRNIMLDLESEVSCKITLPEVAAVFGNTVTIDLGRLHGVQRGDKLQLWHTGSFIDQRGLPRNKVSQSDITLTVSRVYENEAELTIDQPSLAGSIQIGDVMQKIM